Genomic segment of Melanotaenia boesemani isolate fMelBoe1 chromosome 10, fMelBoe1.pri, whole genome shotgun sequence:
TAGTGAAATTTCCtactctgggattaataaagtatgtcAGACTCTGATTTCTTCAATTTCACAAAGGTAAGGGTTGTCTtgagtttttcatgtttatattaTGTGCACAGCTACTCGTGTTCTAATAGATCACTGTTTGGAAATAAGACATCTCACATAAACTACTGCATATCAGCATGACACAAAACCTTAGATACACGTTTTGGTAATTCCCTAGGGAAAAACGGCTAAATGTTAATCTTTTATTacttatgttttaaatgtatcCTCAAAAATTAAGATGAATATTCATTATTTCTATTAATTTATTCTATTATATGGTCTAAACTTGTTATGGTCGTATGTCAAAATAAATGTGACAACAGCAGAACAACATTGGCAATGTCAATTCAGTCACAACGCAGATAAGGATGACTCTCGGATGTTCAGATTTTAATTTTCTAGTAATACcgaaataagaaaataagaaaaacgtCTCACATATACATTGTGCGTGTTTTCAGTATGTTTGCGTGTACAGTTACAGACAACATAAGTACTGAATAATGTGAGGTAAGATAAAAGATCTAGTTAGCTTACACTGGCTACCACTGCATGTGTGATGCTTTGAGCAAATGACTGCTACAAACTAaatctttaattaattttcattttttatttaatcttgtgtGTTTAATCAGTTAAAGTCAAGCTGCGTAACATTATAAATAACGTCACTGTTAATAATAACTACATTTTCAGAGTACCAGTGTATGCCAGAAGAAATCAACTTAGCTTGCGCTTGGATTCCAGGTAATAGACATAGCCCAATTTGAACAGATACTACCACTGGCACGGCAATTTACTTAGAATGTAAAGCAGGTAAAACTACTGCACAGTTGGAGAGAAAACTGTCAGAACTGATGGTTGactctttaataaaaaaaacatgtaggtGGCCCCATGAGCAGGTGAACCGCTGAGACAACCTAACGGAACATCGGCAACAATAACAAAGCTAATGCTAACGAGCTAGCCAGCCAGCTAACAGTTTGTCAGGTGTCTTCTGCAACGCTGTTTCGCTATTATATGTTTTCATGAGACATCTCTTTGGGTCTCTGTTGTCAAACAACAATTGTGCAACGACTTGAAATTCAAATGCGAGTGTGTGAAATGTCTATTTGTCAACCTAATGAAGGAACTCGCTTTACCTTCAGTTCCGCACTCTCCGCCATCTTGTTACTCTAGTTGCGCATGCGCAAAACAGTCACCCTCAAGGGACCAAGTACCTCTATTGCCCGACGCTCCTTATGCACACAGCGCACCGTACAGCAGGGAGCGCTGCAGCACCACGCTGAACCATCACAGGACACTCCTAGAGTTTACGTAAGCGCCGAAGAATCTAATCCCTCTTATTTGAAGCTTTCAGTTCAACTGACTGtgcaggaaaaaatatttttaaaaaaactgcacCTTCAAGGTGGCTCAAGGGatatgactttatttatttatttatttatttattgtagctTATATTTTGTCTGAAATATTGACTAATTGTATAGTTAGTCAACTGACATACAATGAATGATCAAaagcatcattttaatttattcaataGCACATTTATTAAGCACACATTCACAACATTTGCtggttatttaaatataaaaattcgacaagataaattaaaaataactgtttgAAAACAGCTTAGTAAATTATCAGATGAAACTTCTTTGCgacaaaaaagcttttttttaatttattttattattattattattattattattattattattattattattattattattattattaattttttaaatcgtGTTTGACATCTGTTTTGGTgctattgcaaaaaaaaattaaaaatggcaaATTATACAGACAAATACCCAAAAGAGGTCCTATATAAACTGCTCAAATCCaataggaaaataaaacataataaccAGACTTACGGCAAAAATGCAAGTTTCTTTCagcaaaatgatttattaattcGTGATGAAAACAAATACAGTGACAAATAGACTCTTAATAGAATATGTCGCTACTTAGAAGATTGGAGATGCACTAATGCAGCCTACTAAATTCTGCAGCTTGTCCAGTCttcaagaacaaaaataaacaaaaataataaatatactgtaGGCCTATCTCAGTGTAGGATTTTAATTGTAATTCCCATCACTTGTTTAAAGTGCATATCGTCCAATGACAACTACTGGCCTgtaacaaaccaacaaaaacagcagtagGCTTATTTACAACAACGAGAGGAACAGGAGCAATGGACTGACTGCAAAGCTGTTGTTATTGACAATATaggaagaaaaacaacccaCCATTACAAGATACATACATTGTCATTGCACTTTgccacaaataataaatataataaatggcGTAATTTCAGTAAAACAAATTTCACTGTTTGCAAGATGGTTTAATAAATACAGAGGACGGAAATACACATTTCTCAAAGATTACAAGTAATTACAGGTTAGTCTATTTGAGTTCGATTGCTCTGACAGTCCGCGGAGGTTTATCATTTCTAATGTCTGTTCGACAGGAGCTGCAGATGTGTCCTTCCTAACTCATCCTCCGTCTTATAAATTTGCTTGACTCATGGTGGTAGCAGAGGAGACTTGAGGGAGCAGGTTCCTGTGCAGTGACGAGGAGTTAGCATCTTACAGGAGAAATGATGTAACGCGTCGTGAGCTTCTATGAAGAAGGAGATAAAACAGTCAATTGTGCACGAGCACGAGAAATGGTCCAGTTGAAATGTGtcatctaaaatatttttacataatcatttaaaatgtgttaaaatacaTATATCAACCTTTCACAAATGTACAATAACactattttagatgtttttttttattaaagtatctcattaaaatgaaaataatctaGCAAATGAGCgtaaaatctatttatttcaAGATCGTCTTTGCAAAGGTCAGCTGATGCCCTTATTGGCTGTTGTTATTGGCAAATGTGGCaataaacaagcaaagaaacaaatgaaCAGAAGAACGTTGAAATGTGAAGTACAAATATGGAACACGTGACCGTGTCCGCTCCCTCTGCTTTATTGTTCTCACCTCTGACGATGTGAAGCTGCTGAACCATCTCCTCTCTATAAGAAAGTTCCCTTTTCATTTGATCCTGAAAATTATCTGAGGAATAAAAGGCACTTCAATCAGAGATGCTGGAGATGGAATTTCTGTTAGCAACCAAATCATTTCCACAGACGAAGACACAAtttcacaacaacaaaatgtttatatatatatatatatatatatatatatatatatatatatatatatatatatatatatatatatatatatatatatatatattcaaactGATGTTAAAACTTTTCAGTGCGTTAGTTTATAACTAGAACCTGGAAAATGAACACAGATGATGCGAGTTTGGAGAGATGCGACTTTGCTTCGTAGATTTGGTTAACACTATTAAACTGAGACAACGATTTTCCCAGCCTTTAGAGGGCGCTTTTCTCAAGATAAAGCCAAACACTAAAGCCTCACACTAAGATTTCAAACAGCTAatcatgatagatagatagatagatagatagatagatagatagatagatagatagatagatagatagatagatagatagatagatagatagatagatagatagatagatagatagatgtgaACATCTTTGCTCCACCTTTTATGATCTTGCGTTACTTTCAGACAATAAATgtcatttacagtttatttccAGATGAGGAAATATGGTGTTAGcctgaattttttttcccctttaggtttttattttgagcaagtgaaataaaatgcataaacaagaaaaatcagACAGGTTGGTATCAGACAATCCAGCAATCCATGATGATGTGAATGTATGTTTACGGCAAAAAGGTGAGTAGgtaaaagttttacttttagCCAAACCCTTTAGAACAATACAATTCAAGGCAATTTCTTGTTATGCAAAGGATAATAAATGCATGAAATAATATAACTAAATTCAGAGATTAGAGCCTACCTCATTATGAACTAGTAATATTTTACTGAAACTGCTGATTACTGAAGATACAAAGAACATTTCATGGATCCCAACAGCCTGCAAAGTTTAAAGTGATTTTATAGTTGTGAATTATTTTCTTCATACCAGTTCATGCAACTGTTAGAcacaaatttttttaatcgcttTCCCTGTCACACAATAAGATATTAGCACATATTTTCATAAAACAACccctttatttctttctaatGGCAGAGTTGACCAAATGGGTGCAGCATTTTGGAGAAAAGATGGTAAGAGTAAGGAATTATCATGAGAAAATACTGTAGCCAGAGTGGTGTTTATTCAGCTAATCTTTCATCTGATTGTCAGCGGATTGTACATCTAGTCAAAATAGTTCCTTTGTCTTGAGCTGACATtatgaattaaaatgttttgaaagcATTTGGAAGGTTGTGGAGTTCTGTTGGTTTTTCCAGTTTGATGTTTGTACACGTGCTGGGAAAGATATTTCAGTCCCAGTTGGTGCTGGGGTAGACATTGTCaaggtataaaaataaaaaagtgacttTCTAACCCCATTTACAAATAGAAAATAACTTTACATGCACCAGACAGATGGCTTTAGTGATTTAAACACAAGCCAAAGCAGGTAAAGTGAAAAGCACTGTTGCAAAATTCAGCTTACCTTTCAGATTTTGAAATTCCCTTTCCAGCTTTTTCCTCAGCTCAACCTGCTCCAACAGCTGCTTCTGTAGTTCCTCTAAACAGCAGACAATGCAGAGGgcattagaaataaaaagaaaaggcctCTGTAGCCTGTCAGCATCCATAAGacactttttgttttgaatAACTGCTATGAgatcattattatcatttacAATGACAGTTCAGAGCAGGTCTCCCCCAGCAGgcagttaaaaaagaaagagagagagagaaaaaaaaacttatctcATCGAAGGTAACAAGAGTTTTTCCCCTAGCTTTAAAAAtggtttgagttttgttttgatatctAATGAAAGATCAGATCAATTATGTAAGGTACTGAGCAATATtagagacaaacaaacaaaaaacgcTTAATGCCATTTAATTATAAGactattaattttaaaattgattttaaaataataataataataataataataataataataataataataataataataatagcgaCAATTGTGTGTGACGAAAGGAGACCGTCTCACCTTTTGCCAGACTTTGGATGTCTCGTTGTGTTGGCAGAGCTCGGGCTACAGACTCCTCACCTGgatacacacagaaaacagaattattaaattTGTTAGCTGAAAAAActtacaatgtaaaaaaaaaaaaaaaaaaaacttttcttctcGGTCGCCTCCTTCTTACCCTCATTCTGCTCTCCTTGGTTCTCCTCGCTGCTTTGTCCGTTAATCTTAGTTTCGATCTCCTCCACTGTGGAAGACGGCTCTTCTTTGCTTACACTCTCATcttaagagaaaataaatctatgtaaatgtttttcttttttttttttttagaattttagagctatttttttttctttttaaaaagaaaaaacagattaattatCGAACCATTTGTTGTCAGTGCTGCCGTCAAGTAATTCGTGGGTCTGAACTGATACGGACTGCTCCTTTGTTGCAGCTCACCCCTCTCTGGTGTGTAAACCTAAAGAAGAAAGAATCACCACTTCTATGACGTTTGCTTAAATAAttacaacagaataaaataaagccTTAAACTAAGAATTAACAATATACtctgtgtttaaatgtatattttttatttttttgcagataGGCAGAATAATTTTAGATGCTGTGCACATGctatttgttattgttgttacattgttttaacattaaaaacaaaattctccacaaggataCATTTATCTGCTGGAAAATACACCATACAAAGGCCAGGAACAGATGAAAGCAAGTGCAGAAACTTTAGAATAATATTACAGCTTGAATTATTTCCAGTGTTTCAGTTAAAAGTCACTCACTGCTGTAAACGGCGCAGCTGTGTGGGGCTCTGATAACTGCTTGCTCTGCAGTTCTCTTTCACTGGACTGGGCCAAGTGTAGGCTCATTTTTTGGGACTCAATCTGATTGCCCTCGTGCATGCCTTTAGAGTCCGAGTCCTTTGGTGAGACGCTGTGCGCCAAACGGGAGGGAGTCCGAGGACACACAGAAGACAGAGGCCGGgagtcttcctcttcctcttctgctgttttgttgGTCTCCACATCCACGTCCGGATCGCCCTCGCTGTCCACGCATGGGGACATAGACCGGTAGCTTGAACTCTCACTTAAAAAATCTGGTGATAAATAACCTGTGCGACAGCCATTGTAAGCGCCCCTGTTCCCGTACAACTTGGCGATGCAGTCAACGTCTTTAATAACGGGTCTGAACGCGGAGACGTAGGTGATTTTCCTGGGCGCGAGGGTCAACCCTTCCATCGGCCTCCCCTCGTCCCCTGACTTGTCGTCTTCATTACGCATAGACTGAGTGCTGGAGCAACGGTCGTTGTCGATCACGCTGTCTTTTGACGTGTTGGTGCTCCGGTCGCTGCTTTCAGAAATGTCCATATCAACCTGTCTGGGAGGACACAGTAGCTCTGGTGGGGGTTTATGTTGAGTCTGGGGGTATGGAGGCATGGGCAGAGGGCCCGCCGCGGGCCAGAACATGGGGAAGGAGTGATAGGCGCTGTCCTTGGTACCAGGCCACAGAACACCCGGCAGGCCGGTCTTGCTTTGCTCGCCTATCATACCGTCTTCCTTCTTCTGGCAAAGGCCGAAAGCTGGGAAGCCGTATGGATGAGGGAAGAGCGGCGGAGGGATCTTTTGCAGCATTCCGAAGCCTTTACTGGGCACTGGAATGACCGGGTAGCTGCGCGTGCTTGTCATGGCACCACGCGTGTCCTCGCAGCTGAGGATTTTTGCAGGTATCTCGGGTGAGTCTCGTGGACGGTTTGGCCCTTGTGATTTTATAGCAGAGCTGGACTCTGAGGCAGCTCCTGGTAGCGTTCTCTTACGACTGCCCCCATTAAACATGGCCTTCACATCTTCCCACGCGTGTAATACGTCAGTGGGAGATGTTTTGTCAGATAATTTGAGATGCCGTCTCCAAGAATTAAAATTAGCTGCGTCTGGCTGCGTGTACTTGGACTCCGGCATGCGgtgtgaatgaaaaatgaatttatttggGGAAAAGTACATGTTGCAGTAGGAGCACTTGATACACTTGGCCCTGGAGCTGTTGTATCTGGCTGGGATGAAGTTGCCTCTGCTCCCCCAGGCGCACTCGTGGGACACATCAAAGGCAAAATTTTCTGGAAGTTTGGGAGGCGAGTGAGCTCCTAGAAATGACTTACAAAGTCTCTCAGCCTCACGTTTGGTGATCATTCCGCAGCGCCTGGAGGAGATGGGCATTGCTCCAGCCCTCCGCAGTATCTCCAGCTGGACAGGGGTGCACTGGACACAGGTGATCCCCAGCGCCACGCGCCGGTTATGTATCTCGTTATAGCTGTAATTCTTCAACAAGGTGTTTGATATTTGTGCAAGGCAAAGTCTCTCCTGGCCATCTATCACCAAAGACACGATGGGTATTCCGTACAGAACCGTCTCTCCGACCTGGTTGGGTTTCAAGTTGCTTGTGTAAGAAAGTTCTTGTTTGGAGTTTGGCGAAGAACTGGAGTCTCGTCCCGCGGGTATGGAGTCCATCCTCGGAGGTCTGGAAGACATATGTCAAAAGTGGAACCACCTGAAACGGGTTTATAATAAATCTTTACAGCCACGTATTCATATAGTTGCGCTaaggtgactttttaaataactttttgagCTCCGATCAGACATATCTTTTTTTGAAACATTACGTTTAAATCAATTTTTTCTAACCTAAACGAAGACCCATTTATCTGGAAGTTTCAGTTCCTAATAATAACTAGAATTTTAGCAGACCATAACCTCAAAACGTCAGAAACAGTTGCGTCTCTGTTTCCAAAACCTGCTCAAAACTCACCTTTAATGTTTGCGCAGCTCCCCTCCTGTTGACAGTGTCAACGCGAGTGAATGTGATGGAGTGGATGCCGGAGCGATAAGACGTCTTTGCAGGAGGATGTAAAGATGCTTGCTTTAGGTGTGGGACGCAGTTGCCCGTGCAGCACCGCCTCCCTCCTGCTCACTGTCCTCCTGTCTTTCTGCTGCACGCTCTTCGTGCGCGGATAGTTTGTGTTACGCCACCACCAGCAGCGGTGTCCACATGGCAGCCTGACTGTAGTACAGCCCCCTCTACGACAACGACAGCAATCAAGTGACGGCAAAACAAGGCACTCCCACGTTTCATGCTGGCCTCGTTGACACAGGTAGTCCGCTTTAAGTATGGATTCATAAGCAATTAATGGTCGGAGGTGAGTGTGGTACTCTGACAGCCTCAAGGTTTGTATAGATGAGGTGTCTATAAAAGTAAACATTCAAAACATATTATGAGCTGGggtgtttaaattaatttagatattttacCACTCTGTAGCATACTGTGGACTTTGTTTGCTTAAACGAAGTGTAATTGTTAATTTGCGTGAATGAGGCTGCAGTGGGATCTGGCATTTAGGTACCCGCTGACTCATTGTTGGGCGCGTGGAGTCAGGGTCCGGTGATGAATACGGCTTGAAGGCCTTCATCACGTGCTGAGTTCCCACGAATTCACCGTTAATCTATACGACCTGCACGCAATGTGACAAAACGCAGCTGCTCTGCGACTCCTTCTCTTCCCCCCCCTCTGAAacggaataataataataataataataataataataataataataatacaaatcaTACAGAAGAATAACGCGGA
This window contains:
- the skor1b gene encoding SKI family transcriptional corepressor 1 homolog-B isoform X2; the encoded protein is MSSRPPRMDSIPAGRDSSSSPNSKQELSYTSNLKPNQVGETVLYGIPIVSLVIDGQERLCLAQISNTLLKNYSYNEIHNRRVALGITCVQCTPVQLEILRRAGAMPISSRRCGMITKREAERLCKSFLGAHSPPKLPENFAFDVSHECAWGSRGNFIPARYNSSRAKCIKCSYCNMYFSPNKFIFHSHRMPESKYTQPDAANFNSWRRHLKLSDKTSPTDVLHAWEDVKAMFNGGSRKRTLPGAASESSSAIKSQGPNRPRDSPEIPAKILSCEDTRGAMTSTRSYPVIPVPSKGFGMLQKIPPPLFPHPYGFPAFGLCQKKEDGMIGEQSKTGLPGVLWPGTKDSAYHSFPMFWPAAGPLPMPPYPQTQHKPPPELLCPPRQVDMDISESSDRSTNTSKDSVIDNDRCSSTQSMRNEDDKSGDEGRPMEGLTLAPRKITYVSAFRPVIKDVDCIAKLYGNRGAYNGCRTGYLSPDFLSESSSYRSMSPCVDSEGDPDVDVETNKTAEEEEEDSRPLSSVCPRTPSRLAHSVSPKDSDSKGMHEGNQIESQKMSLHLAQSSERELQSKQLSEPHTAAPFTAVYTPERGELQQRSSPYQFRPTNYLTAALTTNDESVSKEEPSSTVEEIETKINGQSSEENQGEQNEGEESVARALPTQRDIQSLAKEELQKQLLEQVELRKKLEREFQNLKDNFQDQMKRELSYREEMVQQLHIVRAHDALHHFSCKMLTPRHCTGTCSLKSPLLPP
- the skor1b gene encoding SKI family transcriptional corepressor 1 homolog-B isoform X3 gives rise to the protein MDSIPAGRDSSSSPNSKQELSYTSNLKPNQVGETVLYGIPIVSLVIDGQERLCLAQISNTLLKNYSYNEIHNRRVALGITCVQCTPVQLEILRRAGAMPISSRRCGMITKREAERLCKSFLGAHSPPKLPENFAFDVSHECAWGSRGNFIPARYNSSRAKCIKCSYCNMYFSPNKFIFHSHRMPESKYTQPDAANFNSWRRHLKLSDKTSPTDVLHAWEDVKAMFNGGSRKRTLPGAASESSSAIKSQGPNRPRDSPEIPAKILSCEDTRGAMTSTRSYPVIPVPSKGFGMLQKIPPPLFPHPYGFPAFGLCQKKEDGMIGEQSKTGLPGVLWPGTKDSAYHSFPMFWPAAGPLPMPPYPQTQHKPPPELLCPPRQVDMDISESSDRSTNTSKDSVIDNDRCSSTQSMRNEDDKSGDEGRPMEGLTLAPRKITYVSAFRPVIKDVDCIAKLYGNRGAYNGCRTGYLSPDFLSESSSYRSMSPCVDSEGDPDVDVETNKTAEEEEEDSRPLSSVCPRTPSRLAHSVSPKDSDSKGMHEGNQIESQKMSLHLAQSSERELQSKQLSEPHTAAPFTAVYTPERGELQQRSSPYQFRPTNYLTAALTTNDESVSKEEPSSTVEEIETKINGQSSEENQGEQNEGEESVARALPTQRDIQSLAKEELQKQLLEQVELRKKLEREFQNLKDNFQDQMKRELSYREEMVQQLHIVREAHDALHHFSCKMLTPRHCTGTCSLKSPLLPP
- the skor1b gene encoding SKI family transcriptional corepressor 1 homolog-B isoform X1, which gives rise to MSSRPPRMDSIPAGRDSSSSPNSKQELSYTSNLKPNQVGETVLYGIPIVSLVIDGQERLCLAQISNTLLKNYSYNEIHNRRVALGITCVQCTPVQLEILRRAGAMPISSRRCGMITKREAERLCKSFLGAHSPPKLPENFAFDVSHECAWGSRGNFIPARYNSSRAKCIKCSYCNMYFSPNKFIFHSHRMPESKYTQPDAANFNSWRRHLKLSDKTSPTDVLHAWEDVKAMFNGGSRKRTLPGAASESSSAIKSQGPNRPRDSPEIPAKILSCEDTRGAMTSTRSYPVIPVPSKGFGMLQKIPPPLFPHPYGFPAFGLCQKKEDGMIGEQSKTGLPGVLWPGTKDSAYHSFPMFWPAAGPLPMPPYPQTQHKPPPELLCPPRQVDMDISESSDRSTNTSKDSVIDNDRCSSTQSMRNEDDKSGDEGRPMEGLTLAPRKITYVSAFRPVIKDVDCIAKLYGNRGAYNGCRTGYLSPDFLSESSSYRSMSPCVDSEGDPDVDVETNKTAEEEEEDSRPLSSVCPRTPSRLAHSVSPKDSDSKGMHEGNQIESQKMSLHLAQSSERELQSKQLSEPHTAAPFTAVYTPERGELQQRSSPYQFRPTNYLTAALTTNDESVSKEEPSSTVEEIETKINGQSSEENQGEQNEGEESVARALPTQRDIQSLAKEELQKQLLEQVELRKKLEREFQNLKDNFQDQMKRELSYREEMVQQLHIVREAHDALHHFSCKMLTPRHCTGTCSLKSPLLPP